A region from the Hydra vulgaris chromosome 10, alternate assembly HydraT2T_AEP genome encodes:
- the LOC136086531 gene encoding uncharacterized protein LOC136086531 gives MLSKELKMLLAIKIRENKEVLLGKLSPSITMRHRNRIWEDIMSHLNSLGAKIEDINQLRNREWDYLRRATMQKFAKSLKTGAAGRQLTELDNVVLDILDRKSINVSGINVPDFNISFCMTDDALSSTPNQFSTPTATLSSSSKEVNFTLKQSSDTASFISSMFGIFFFIG, from the exons atgctgtctaaagaacttaaaatgTTACTAGCAATAAAGATCAGAGAAAACAAAGAGGTTCTTCTTGGGAAGCTTA GTCCATCTATTACTATGAGGCATAGAAATAGAATTTGGGAAGACATAATGTcacatttaaatagtttagggGCAAAAATTGAAGATATCAACCAGCTGCGTAATAGAGAGTGGGATTATTTGCGAAGAGCTACAATgcaaaaatttgctaaaagtCTAAAAACAG gtgCTGCAGGGAGACAACTAACAGAATTAGATAATGTTGTCTTAGACATTCTTGACAGGAAGTCAATAAATGTATCTGGAATCAATGTTCCTGATTTTAATATCTCTTTTTGTATGACAGATGATGCATTGTCATCCACTCCCAACCAATTTTCTACTCCTACTGCCACCCTTTCTTCATCAAGTAAAGAAGTAAACTTTACTTTGAAACAATCTTCTGATACAGCTTCTTTTATTTCATCTATGTTTggtatatttttctttattggtTAA
- the LOC136085847 gene encoding putative nuclease HARBI1 gives MEIGGFPCVCGVLDGSHILLSNPPQADEDSLINRHHVHSINAMAVCGPDTSIFYASTNSPGRWHDAHVLRNCNLWNKFEIGELPFNGAVILADSAYPCREWLIPPFPGDPDGAQKRFNIAQRKTRNIIERCFGIVKNRFYALKTGIRLHKVEDASKLIMCGFVIHNLCIRHGDNGNDFEEREEEQADENLAQENQNDRALNRRSQLLNYFT, from the exons ATGGAAATCGGAGGTTTTCCGTGCGTATGTGGTGTCCTGGATGGATCTCATATACTCCTTTCTAACCCTCCTCAAGCAGATGAAGATTCTCTAATCAATCGCCATCATGTCCATAGCATAAATGCAATGGCAGTATGTGGACCCGACACATCCATATTTTATGCATCGACCAACAGTCCAGGAAGGTGGCATGATGCACAT GTTCTAAGAAATTGCAACCTATGGAACAAGTTTGAAATTGGAGAGCTTCCATTTAATGGAGCTGTAATTTTGGCTGACTCTGCGTACCCATGTCGAGAATGGTTAATTCCACCTTTTCCCGGTGATCCAGACGGAGCTCAAAAACGTTTCAACATAGCACAGAGAAAAACTAGAAACATAATTGAGCGATGTTTTGGAATTGTCAAAAACAGGTTTTATGCTTTGAAAACTGGAATTCGTTTGCATAAGGTCGAAGATGCCTCTAAGCTTATCATGTGTGGATTTGTTATCCATAACTTGTGTATTCGACATGGAGACAACGGTAATGACTTTGAAGAACGCGAAGAAGAACAAGCTGATGAAAATCTAGCTCAAGAAAATCAGAATGATAGAGCTTTGAATAGACGATCACAGCTACTTAActactttacttaa
- the LOC136085848 gene encoding uncharacterized protein LOC136085848 — protein sequence MFSPNLDNTTLVGDSRQILQDSIQNKPSMGALKNLKRKQARESLLVDGSFKKLKVSVLGLEKERLEKEQELRVKLLKLDVALRQQQIRKEKALTIYYTTATKLMHEKMQPSNQQHFVNTDTEEILLH from the exons ATGTTCTCCCCTAATTTAGACAATACCACTCTTGTTGGTGATAGTCGTCAGATACTTCAAG attcaATTCAAAATAAACCATCAATGGgggcattaaaaaatttaaaaagaaaacaagctAGAGAAAGTCTCTTGGTAGatggaagttttaaaaaattgaaagtaagTGTTTTAGGGTTAGAAAAAGAAAGATTAGAAAAAGAACAAGAGTTAAGagttaaacttttgaaattggACGTTGCCCTCAGGCAACAGCAAATTCGAAAAGAAAAGGCTTTAACAATATATTACACAACAGCAACAAAGCTAATGCATGAGAAAATGCAACCTTCAAACCAGcaacattttgtaaatacagacacg gagGAAATTCTCTTGCATTAA
- the LOC136086220 gene encoding tigger transposable element-derived protein 4-like: MSKIAKRKLSSGTLTEKYKILKELDNGEPSVSLSNKYGIPKQDVTNEMTVPWRETTLSTILSRYNSCDSMQMSSPMDQGVIRSLKCKYRTNLVNKVINAIDNGKQMPSISILEAMKILVYSWNEVSESFIINCFHKAGFKEGIEVSDKDEDYFPALKNSIDQLRQRDKDFVQEDFTYEDMLTIDDDVSVMGGVMTDEDIVQDIVEVIEEETQEEEGNEMSDKTVTKPTTEEVRKAIDTLVNFSMFTQSGEIGRVALNASKLFEKELCESLKLTSILDFFRL, translated from the exons ATGTCGAAGATTGCTAAAAGAAAGCTATCAAGTGGAActttaacagaaaaatacaaaatactaaaaGAACTTGACAACGGAGAACCATCTGTATCTTTATCAAACAAATATGGGATTCCAAAGCAAGATGTTACTAATGAAATGACCGTTCCTTGGAGGGAAACAACTTTGTCGACAATATTGTCTCGTTATAACTCGTGTGATTCAATGCAGATGAGTTcg CCGATGGATCAAGGAGTCATTCGATCGTTGAAGTGTAAGTACCGAACTAATTTAGTTAACAAAGTCATAAATGCAATTGATAACGGAAAACAAATGCCTTCTATCTCCATACTTGAAGCTATGAAAATTCTTGTTTATTCTTGGAATGAAGTTTCAGAAAGTTTTATCATTAACTGCTTCCACAAAGCAGGATTTAAGGAAGGAATAGAAGTATCAGACAAAGATGAAGACTACTTCCctgcattaaaaaattcaattgatCAGTTACGTCAGCGTGATAAGGATTTTGTTCAGGAAGATTTTACTTACGAAGATATGTTAACAATTGATGATGACGTTTCGGTTATGGGAGGAGTGATGACAGATGAAGATATTGTTCAAGATATCGTTGAGGTAATTGAAGAAGAAACTCAAGAAGAAGAAGGAAACGAAATGTCGGATAAAACAGTGACAAAGCCAACGACTGAAGAAGTTCGTAAAGCAATTGATACCCTTGTTAACTTTTCGATGTTTACTCAGAGTGGTGAAATTGGAAGAGTAGCTTTGAATGCTTCAAAGCTGTTTGAAAAAGAATTGTGCGAGTCACTGAAACTAACATCAATTTTGGACTTTTTTCGTTTATag